The DNA window CCAGCGAGACCAGCAGCGGGGTGGTGAAAACACGTTCGATAGGCGCTCGATTGAGGCcgcctgctccctgcagcccgaCCCATCCTCCTCCCCGCCTCCATCGGCGCTCGGCTGCCCGCCCCGCAACTTCCGGTGTCGCGTTGGCGGAAGTGCCCGTGCGCATGCGCAGTgtgcgcggggccggggccgcgctGAGAGCCCCCCGGTGCCGCCATGACTAACGGTGAGTGGGGGGCGGGGACGGCGGGGGGGGTCCCGGGAGGGGTGAGGGGTCGTTGCCTCGCGGGACGCAGCTGTGCCGCCCGCAGTGTATTCGCTGGACGGGCTGCTGGTGTTCGGGCTGCTGTTGGTGTGCACCTGCGCCTACCTGAGGAAGGTGCCGCGCCTGAGGGCCTGGCTGCTGTCTGAGAAGCGCGGCCTGTGGGGCGTCGGCTACAAAGGTGAGGGGGGATTGCGGGGGGGCTGCGGTACGGGATGGGAGCGGAGGTGTTGGGTTCTGACGTAAAGGATGCAGGGCCGGGATGGGAGcgtggggctgggctgtgggtgACGTGATGGAAGTGGGGTGTTGAGGTCTGGGATAAGGAACGCGGGACTTGGGTGGGCGGTGGGGACACTGGGACCGGGGTGGGGacgtggggatgggatgggatgggggcgGTGGTGTTGGGGGCACGAGCTGGGCTTGGGCATGGGGTGGAAGTGGTGGCATTGGGGTGTGCAGTGGGCTGGGATCTGGAATGGGGACTTGGTGGGTATGACTTGGGGCACGAGATAGAAATGGTGGGACCGGGATGGAGGGACAAGGGGGTCTGGGATagtggtgcagagctggggtgGTGGCACGGGATGGGGACAGGACAGTGCTGGGACAGCCGCTGggtgctgccc is part of the Lagopus muta isolate bLagMut1 chromosome 24, bLagMut1 primary, whole genome shotgun sequence genome and encodes:
- the TMEM167B gene encoding protein kish-B, which codes for MTNVYSLDGLLVFGLLLVCTCAYLRKVPRLRAWLLSEKRGLWGVGYKAAVIGTRLHVPVAISCVLMAFYVLVVK